A portion of the Juglans microcarpa x Juglans regia isolate MS1-56 chromosome 1D, Jm3101_v1.0, whole genome shotgun sequence genome contains these proteins:
- the LOC121247314 gene encoding protein TRACHEARY ELEMENT DIFFERENTIATION-RELATED 7A-like encodes MDRTRASSRGRGWFAFLLPTELGASFLQSVVHTATNLHVSPTLHILSGNVDPQLLNAKFTTNKLKMLATLSAISSNLMKRTIPICSFNLAAAKAPPFLLSYIAISPKKPVRLSVHSLADEPVRKSPPEFPKVPNHQPSVPPEVLPVPTTPEIDPGSIPAEVNTNPPPYSPPGMKQGPEFPRTSIPPHPDPGPELPKPTIPPRPDPDVPLPKPDVVPPYPPDYVPPNPPGPDIVPPPLPTPPPGISPPTGPYILEEVLCRGVGFWSCFEFELADVGRWWR; translated from the exons ATGGATAGGACGAGGGCTTCCTCCAGAGGGCGTGGGTGGTTTGCTTTTTTGCTTCCTACAGAGCTTGGAGCCAGCTTCCTACAGA GTGTCGTCCACACTGCCACGAATCTCCACGTGTCACCCACCTTGCATATCCTTTCCGGCAATGTTGATCCCCAGCTCCTTAATGCTAAATTCACGACGAACAAGCTGAAAATGCTGGCTACTCTCTCTGCAATTTCATCGAACCTTATGAAAAGGACCATCCCAATTTGTTCATTCAACTTGGCCGCGGCAAAAGCCCCGCCCTTTTTGCTGTCCTACATTGCAATCTCTCCCAAGAAGCCCGTGCGTCTCTCCGTTCACTCTCTAGCCGATGAGCCTGTACGCAAGAGCCCCCCGGAGTTCCCCAAGGTGCCAAATCATCAACCCAGTGTCCCACCGGAAGTGCTACCAGTTCCTACCACTCCGGAGATTGACCCGGGGAGTATTCCGGCCGAAGTGAACACTAATCCTCCACCGTACAGTCCTCCGGGGATGAAACAAGGACCGGAGTTCCCGAGGACTTCTATACCGCCACATCCGGACCCGGGACCGGAACTCCCGAAGCCTACTATACCGCCGCGTCCTGACCCAGATGTACCGCTTCCGAAACCGGACGTAGTGCCGCCTTATCCACCCGATTACGTGCCACCGAATCCCCCAGGGCCTGATATTGTGCCTCCGCCACTACCGACGCCGCCACCGGGTATCAGTCCACCGACTGGGCCATATATTTTGGAGGAAGTGCTTTGCCGGGGAGTGGGCTTTTGGTCATGTTTTGAATTTGAGCTTGCTGATGTGGGTAGATGGTGGCGATAA
- the LOC121238795 gene encoding uncharacterized protein LOC121238795 codes for MGNEMGNNNTSGLKEEDNTNAIDSKHLLLEADDADAVKVENQTVPTSPAKDFYEKVAGLSSDEPTGPKDPHIENETSGGREQEENEGHPHTELSKTVMKSIDPSDEDSEFRPTSSQKNSEVHEKTIGPNLDDNQLVTSDIQLQKQAFPNEGSHLVHSPFCFKNSNSNPQTFTQHFSSVEQEKSVVQTPTESLRSVVDSIEASGEDGEIKPASPNDSEVHEKPSDSYLAENLLGTYDHQLEKQASTCEDDPEPRRSSDLKSDQHELDQVNANLSEEDGSGLLQGSEDILGPSVKCANEENGHLLNADISNNLGVSSSAENKRSDSLVKETTFKEEKLSGEEKNEIIIGNGVRFDLSNLTTTTSDPPRIIRNTCNGELSTEADSIRNDSLNSELENVALDKLLNSHQEVSEPEDKWMILTREAKIVGSGSEIEEVSHESNLGPLCENPEKELKTDEANDTQSEFRKIESKNEECEMRSPLDISTDISSIKHCGIEEEKTAENAYNVEVVVRNQNSTFEGGHKNSEGELLVVSEGLVPVPAELIFTDRRSEDEQAEEKKILEKIDDKADASFATVKDTCESETAKQCMSQAPLIDQEEEFLLQSPAFTIQSHDHNWPSTVAPETTQSTYEPNPELRQESCNELFVAHFSTFNSTRFTAENFVSALKESCGELSQCEETTPETVTETTTLASLSSVQGIKTEGSALVNGSTGGRESGGRLSTESNPDYMNTPHVQMRKSPSFDLDLRIDQARGEESDQTPLLFQEKDTTESSSCQADVNIGNSAEYVGYNKDVLQYESMAVEEKVTKLERRESEKSRTPFLGFLKEEEEAQIVVTPQKQENLAAAEKATRELCDSSTKEAASASTLHKGKEKRKPRSSFFGNCMCCATAIN; via the exons ATGGGCAACGAGATGGGTAACAATAACACATCTGGTTTAAAAG AAGAAGACAACACAAATGCTATAGATTCAAAACACTTGTTACTAGAAGCTGATGATGCAGATGCTGTTAAAGTGGAAAATCAAACAGTTCCAACCTCTCCAGCCAAAGATTTTTACGAAAAAGTTGCAGGGCTGTCTTCTGATGAACCAACAGGACCAAAAGATCCTCATATTGAAAATGAAACATCTGGTGGAAGAG AGCAAGAAGAAAACGAAGGCCATCCTCACACTGAACTTTCAAAAACAGTAATGAAATCAATTGACCCAAGCGATGAAGACAGTGAGTTCAGACCAACTTCTTCGCAGAAAAATTCTGAAGTTCATGAGAAGACAATAGGGCCAAATTTGGATGATAATCAATTGGTAACAAGTGACATTCAGCTTCAGAAGCAAGCTTTCCCAAATGAAGGTTCGCATTTGGTCCATAGTCCATTTTGCTTTAAGAACTCTAATTCCAATCCACAGACTTTCACTCAGCATTTTTCTTCTGTAGAGCAAGAAAAAAGTGTTGTTCAAACTCCCACTGAATCTTTAAGATCAGTGGTAGACTCAATTGAAGCAAGCGGTGAAGATGGTGAAATCAAACCAGCTTCACCAAATGATTCAGAAGTTCACGAAAAGCCGTCAGATTCATATTTGGCTGAGAATCTATTGGGAACATATGACCATCAGCTTGAGAAGCAGGCTTCCACCTGTGAAG ATGATCCAGAACCTCGACGATCTTCAGATTTAAAGTCCGATCAACATGAACTGGATCAAGTCAATGCTAACCTTTCTGAAGAAGATGGCAGTGGATTGCTGCAAGGAAGCGAGGATATTCTAGGACCAAGCGTAAAATGTGCTAATGAGGAGAATGGTCACCTTTTAAATGCTGACATATCAAACAATCTTGGTGTCAGTTCTAGTGCGGAAAATAAAAGGAGTGACTCGTTAGTAAAAGAAACAACATTCAAAGAAGAAAAGCTGTCAGGcgaagagaaaaatgagattaTAATCGGAAATGGGGTACGGTTTGATTTGAGCAATCTGACAACAACGACCTCAGACCCCCCAAGAATTATTAGGAATACTTGCAATGGGGAGTTATCTACTGAGGCTGATTCAATTAGGAATGATTCCTTGAATTCAGAACTTGAAAATGTTGCGCTGGATAAGCTATTAAACTCACATCAAGAAGTTTCTGAACCTGAGGACAAATGGATGATTCTTACTAGAGAAGCCAAAATAGTAGGAAGTGGATCAGAAATTGAAGAGGTGTCACATGAGTCCAATCTAGGTCCGTTATGTGAAAACCCAGAGAAAGAACTAAAGACTGATGAGGCAAATGATACCCAATCAGAGTTCAGGAAGATTGAGTCTAAAAACGAGGAGTGCGAAATGAGAAGTCCGCTTGACATTTCTACTGATATTAGCAGTATCAAACACTGTGGAATTGAGGAGGAAAAGACTGCTGAGAATGCTTACAACGTCGAAGTAGTTGTTAGAAACCAGAATAGCACTTTTGAGGGAGGCCACAAGAACTCAGAAGGAGAGCTTCTGGTGGTTTCGGAGGGATTGGTTCCTGTTCCAGCAGAGTTGATTTTCACAGATCGCAGAAGTGAAGATGAGCAAGCAGAGGAGaagaaaattctggaaaaaaTAGACGACAAAGCAGACGCTTCATTTGCCACTGTAAAGGATACATGCGAAAGTGAAACCGCAAAGCAATGCATGTCTCAAGCCCCTCTGATTGACCAGGAAGAAGAGTTTCTCTTACAGTCTCCTGCTTTTACAATCCAGTCTCATGATCACAATTGGCCTAGTACAGTGGCACCTGAAACTACTCAAAGCACCTATGAGCCAAATCCTGAACTGAGGCAGGAAAGCTGCAATGAACTCTTTGTAGCCCACTTTTCCACTTTCAATTCCACGAGATTTACAGCAGAAAATTTTGTCTCTGCACTTAAGGAAAGTTGCGGAGAACTATCACAATGCGAAGAAACAACTCCAGAGACAGTGACAGAAACTACAACTTTGGCAAGCTTGTCCAGTGTACAAGGTATAAAAACTGAAGGATCTGCGCTTGTAAATGGCAGTACTGGCGGAAGGGAAAGTGGGGGAAGGCTTAGCACTGAATCAAATCCCGATTACATGAACACCCCCCACGTTCAGATGCGAAAATCCCCAAGTTTTGATCTTGATCTCCGAATTGATCAAGCAAGAGGGGAAGAGTCGGATCAAACCCCACTATTGTTTCAGGAAAAGGATACCACGGAGAGTTCATCGTGCCAGGCTGATGTTAATATTGGAAACTCAGCTGAGTATGTTGGGTACAATAAAGACGTGTTACAGTATGAATCAATGGCCGTGGAGGAGAAAGTCACCAAATTGGAAAGAAGGGAGTCTGAGAAGTCGCGAACTccattcctaggcttcttgaaagaagaggaagaagctcAAATTGTGGTAACACCACAGAAACAAGAAAACCTTGCTGCTGCCGAGAAGGCAACCAGAGAATTGTGTGACTCATCTACCAAGGAAGCAGCATCTGCATCAACTCTACATAAAGGTAAAGAGAAGCGCAAACCAAGGTCTTCCTTCTTTGGCAACTGCATGTGCTGTGCAACTGCGATTAATTAA
- the LOC121265542 gene encoding uncharacterized protein LOC121265542 codes for MASHLGVNPRVAHLHPYKHEYRHPFHQLPALEKVLLVQGARKRSGGGRLRAKVPDGGDSYLDMWKNAVDRERKAIDFQKIVETSAGTDNRSSEEFEKKSVEFQKILEVPREERDRVQRMQVIDRAAAAIAAARSILEETGSTSQGGSSGDFGTSGVSGDANQEGTRGRSIFVSRAESSGSGTPGPDFWSWSPPVDGDRSSDGVNDTLIAGLSSVYPIPTNPIVEKERSVGFLSIPFESKLSENSHNPPLPPLQSLIEVEKVEASESGLVTPSLKEEQELGFQFFAHAAEAAHALDKVDEPASHGVSPDGSKWWKETGVEQRPDGVICRWTMSRGVSADQGVEWQEKFWEAADEFGCKELGSEKSGRDATGNVWREYWRESMWQDSGLVHLEKTADKWGKNGKGDEWQEKWWEHYSASGQAEKWAHKWCSIDPNTQLEAGHAHVWHERWGETYDGRGGSMKYTDKWAERCEGDGWTKWGDKWDENFDPNGHGVKQGETWWEGQYDERWNRTWGERHNGSGWVHKYGKSSSGEHWDTHVQQDTWYERYPHYGFYHCYDNSVQLREVRNPSELS; via the exons ATGGCGTCCCATCTCGGCGTCAATCCACGCGTCGCGCACCTCCATCCATACAAGCACGAGTACAGGCACCCTTTTCATCAATTACCGGCACTTGAGAAAGTGCTACTGGTTCAGGGAGCAAGAAAGAGGAGCGGAGGAGGACGGTTGAGAGCTAAGGTTCCTGATGGCGGGGACTCGTACTTGGACATGTGGAAGAATGCAGTGGATAGAGAGAGGAAGGCCATCGACTTCCAGAAGATCGTCGAGACCTCCGCTGGGACTGATAATCGGAGCTCGGAGGAATTCGAGAAGAAGAGCGTGGAGTTCCAGAAGATTCTGGAAGTCCCCAGGGAGGAACGGGATCGGGTCCAGCGAATGCAAGTGATCGATCGGGCGGCCGCAGCCATTGCCGCGGCACGCTCGATTCTTGAGGAGACCGGGTCTACGTCGCAGGGCGGGAGCTCCGGCGATTTCGGGACTTCGGGGGTGAGTGGCGATGCTAATCAAGAAG GTACTCGGGGTAGGAGCATATTTGTGTCTCGAGCAGAAAGTTCTGGAAGTGGAACTCCTGGTCCAGATTTTTGGTCGTGGTCACCTCCTGTGGATGGTGATAGAAGCTCAGATGGTGTTAATGACACGTTGATAGCTGGACTATCTTCTGTGTATCCAATTCCAACCAACCCGATTGTTGAGAAAGAACGGTCTGTGGGGTTTCTCTCAATCCCATTTGAGAGTAAACTCTCTGAAAACAGCCACAACCCTCCTCTTCCACCCCTTCAGTCATTGATTGAGGTTGAGAAAGTTGAAGCCTCTGAGTCTGGTCTGGTGACACCTTCCTTAAAAGAGGAACAGGAACTTGGCTTTCAATTTTTTGCACATGCGGCAGAAGCAGCTCATGCTCTTGATAAGGTGGATGAGCCTGCATCCCATGGAGTGAGTCCTGATGGGTCAAAGTGGTGGAAGGAGACAGGAGTTGAGCAAAGACCTGATGGTGTGATTTGCAGGTGGACAATGTCCAGGGGTGTTAGTGCTGACCAAGGTGTTGAGTGGCAAGAGAAGTTCTGGGAGGCTGCTGACGAGTTTGGCTGCAAGGAACTTGGTTCAGAAAAATCTGGACGTGATGCAACAGGAAATGTTTGGCGCGAATATTGGAGAGAATCAATGTGGCAG GATAGTGGGCTTGTTCACCTTGAGAAAACTGCAGACAAGTGGGGAAAGAATGGAAAAGGTGATGAATGGCAAGAGAAATGGTGGGAACATTACAGTGCCTCTGGCCAAGCAGAAAAATGGGCACACAAGTGGTGCAGCATTGATCCGAACACACAGCTGGAGGCTGGACATGCCCATGTTTGGCATGAAAG GTGGGGCGAGACTTATGATGGACGTGGTGGCAGCATGAAATACACTGACAAATGGGCTGAACGTTGTGAGGGTGATGGTTGGACAAAGTGGGGTGACAAATGGGATGAAAACTTTGATCCCAATGGTCATGGTGTCAAACAGGGAGAGACTTGGTGGGAAGGCCAGTACGATGAGAGGTGGAATCGAACATGGGGTGAGCGCCACAATGGCTCTGGATGGGTTCACAAGTATGGGAAGAGCAGCAGTGGAGAGCACTGGGACACTCACGTGCAACAAGATACATGGTATGAAAGATACCCTCACTACGGTTTTTATCACTGCTATGATAACTCTGTCCAGCTGCGGGAAGTTCGGAATCCATCTGAGCTGTCATAA
- the LOC121249039 gene encoding calmodulin-like protein 8 translates to MANTIAEHVLSEEQIVEFKEAFGLFDKDGDGCITVEELATVIRSLDQNPTEEELQDMISEVDADGNGTIEFAEFLNLMAKKMKETDAEEELKEAFKVFDKDQNGYISATELRHVMINLGEKLTDEEVEQMIREADLDGDGQVNYEEFVKMMMTIG, encoded by the exons ATGGCAAACACCATCGCAGAGCATGTTCTGAGTGAGGAACAGATTGTCGAGTTTAAAGAAGCCTTTGGCCTATTCGACAAAGATGGAGATG GTTGCATTACCGTTGAAGAACTGGCGACTGTTATCCGGTCACTGGATCAAAATCCGACCGAGGAGGAGCTTCAGGATATGATAAGCGAAGTTGATGCCGATGGAAATGGGACTATAGAGTTTGCAGAATTCCTCAACTTAATGGCCAAGAAAATGAAG GAGACTGATGCAGAGGAGGAGCTGAAGGAGGCTTTCAAAGTTTTTGACAAGGACCAAAATGGCTATATATCAGCTACTGAG TTAAGGCATGTAATGATCAATCTGGGTGAAAAATTGACTGATGAAGAGGTGGAGCAGATGATCAGGGAGGCAGACCTGGATGGTGATGGACAAGTCAACTACGAAGAATTTGTCAAAATGATGATGACCATCGGATAA